Proteins encoded within one genomic window of Anopheles gambiae chromosome 3, idAnoGambNW_F1_1, whole genome shotgun sequence:
- the LOC1280359 gene encoding protein deadpan: MKPNKLLKAKPKWSVLWRLKYLKKGKVKNISEYTRREMANPSKLNPHERHDDYASESYLRRIKAEIRKTNKPIMEKKRRARINNYLNDLKSLLLDAMKKDPVRHSKLEKADILDLTVKHLQDVERRRLNVAMAVDPTVPEKFANGYRECIDEIGKYFDSLGSVDEGLKARVRKHLEGCLTFQPGKPFPAMGGLAGVPFGSFAGVPLHSPDDINNNSSNTTATTPSSHNGLLNRTFANNLSLMFPGGIPFPMGDPPASTMPFQPFPFFGPLRGATLPQPPFLGATHRDPPDSVHRQPGEKDLSDRPPSALTVPSPPASPAAAGDGTDDDGPGTTLRTPLGKTGGTQAEHNMERLLAIFPTPPSPEEQPSRSRLGKLGHHFGSSPFVPTGRRSRSALLAEEDVSMERDEDVAREEQPEVKRAKKDEGSSQGRQRKDSDGDGKDNPNGEMWRPW, translated from the exons ATGAAaccaaataaattattaaaagcaaaaccaaagtGGAGTGTATTGTGgagattaaaatatttaaaaaagggaaaagtgaAGAATATAAGTGAATACACCAGACGAGAAATGGCGAATCCAAGCAAGCTGAATCCGCACGAGCGGCACGATGATTACGCATCGGAGAGCTATTTGCGCAGGATAAAGGCGGAAATTCGGAAG acaaacaaaccaatcaTGGAGAAGAAACGACGTGCTCGCATCAACAACTATCTGAACGATCTCAAGAGCTTGCTGCTGGACGCGATGAAGAAGGAC cccgTTCGTCACTCGAAGCTGGAAAAGGCGGACATTCTCGACCTGACCGTGAAGCATCTGCAGGACGTCGAGCGGCGCCGGCTAAACGTGGCGATGGCCGTTGACCCGACCGTGCCGGAAAAGTTCGCCAACGGTTACCGCGAGTGCATCGACGAGATTGGCAAGTACTTCGATTCGCTCGGCTCGGTCGACGAAGGGCTGAAGGCGCGCGTTCGCAAGCACCTTGAAGGCTGTCTCACCTTTCAACCCGGCAAACCGTTCCCGGCGATGGGAGGGCTGGCCGGTGTGCCGTTCGGGTCGTTTGCCGGCGTTCCACTACATTCGCCCGACGACATCAACAACAATAGCAgcaacaccaccgccaccacccccAGCAGCCACAATGGACTGCTGAATCGTACCTTTGCCAACAACCTGTCGCTCATGTTCCCGGGAGGGATTCCGTTTCCCATGGGCGATCCTCCCGCCTCCACGATGCCGTTCCAGCCGTTTCCCTTCTTCGGGCCGCTTCGTGGCGCGACACTGCCCCAGCCGCCCTTCCTCGGGGCAACCCACCGCGACCCGCCGGACAGTGTCCATCGGCAGCCGGGGGAAAAAGATCTGTCGGACCGGCCGCCGAGCGCTCTCACTGTGCCCAGCCCACCGGCCAGCCCAGCGGCGGCGGGCGACGGGACGGACGATGATGGCCCCGGAACGACCCTTAGAACTCCGCTGGGAAAAACGGGCGGCACACAGGCCGAACACAACATGGAGCGACTGTTGGCCATCTTTCCCACTCCACCCTCGCCCGAGGAGCAGCCGAGTCGGAGTCGGCTGGGGAAGTTGGGTCACCACTTTGGCAGCTCACCGTTCGTGCCAACGGGCCGCCGTTCCCGGTCCGCTCTGCTCGCCGAGGAAGACGTCAGCATGGAGAGGGACGAAGACGTGGCAAGGGAGGAGCAACCAGAAGTGAAGCGAGCGAAGAAAGACGAAGGAAGCAGTCAAGGCCGGCAGCGAAAGGACTCCGACGGCGATGGGAAGGATAATCCGAACGGCGAAATGTGGCGACCTTGGTGA